aaGATGATCTATCCCTGTAAAGAAAATACTCTCGATGCAGTGGTGTGTATTATCAAaggctttttgttctttttttaaacatgtaaaaatgttaaataaagaaTGAGCTAATATATTTGAATAGATCTTCAGTAACACAACTTAGCTTAGAttctttcagtttctttttgagTTGGGCTTGCTTAAGCACACCCATGTTATCACTTCTGGCACACAGGAGAGAAATATGTTCTCACaatgaaagtaataaaacaacCACCCCAAGCTTAAGATAattcatgttttgaaaatgtcagtaaaacaaCTTACAGGATGTTCTATGAGCATGAAAATAGTCTCAATGCCAAGTGGAATGAGTGTTTGTGATGGTGGCCATTACCACTTTcatatttgcttattttaaaaaacaaaacaaaacaaaatacttgtGAAGGTGATAATCATATAGCAGAGACACAACGGGCAATGCAGTGCAGACAGAAAGTAGAAGCTTATATTTGTTATCTTAATATTTGGCAACTGTTTGAAAGCCAGGAGTTATTTGGTTTTCCTTAacttcttgtttattttatttttttaaatcaaaccttCCCTGTACAGGTAAGGACACTGAAACACAAGGTCTTAATTTCAAGATAGAtacatattttaacaaaaataggtAAACAAATAGAACACAGGGTAGTTGTTATTCTTGATTGATCacttaaaaacatgaaactctATTAAACCTTCTAAATTTTATACCTTATTCACCTGATTAGGACactttttagttaaaaatatgttgacattGTGGGGCAGGGATTTCATCAAAAAACGggatttacaaatatattcaTAGGGACTGGTTGTCCAAAAACTGTCTTAGCAAatttggtatttaaaaaaaaatgaaatgaagttATCTTCCTCTGTAAACAGAGTGCCTGAAGGACAGATTAGTGCATATATTTGTCTAAACTCGCATCGTTTGACTTCATTTCTCTCAGTTTCGATTTCAGAAGTGCACACCCAGTTTAAGAATTTTTTGACTaatatcaaaacaaataaacatgctTGTAAAAGGAAACATactaaatgtatatttaatgaTGATTTGTGACCATCTTACATTGGGATCGAGTGTCTCATCATCCAGGGCACTGGCATTTTGTGCATTGGCATTATTGGAATCAGTTTGTTCCCCCAAATCCTTTCCTTTTGATTCTTTCTCAGCCGCTTTCTTATCAGCTTTCATTCGTCTCTTCAGCTCACTGAAAGAatacaaacacaataaatgaaccagactttctaaaAAGATTTCCagccctttaaaaaaagaaaagcatgttCACTAACATAACAGCAACAATACGATGTCCCTTTGCTTTTTACTGTAGTGTGATGTCGACTATTAAAGGAGAGCAAGAGGAATAGTTACAAGGGAGACCATATCTAGTTTGATGACAAAAGGTTGGTTGTTTCTCACACAGGAACGGAAAAGCCACCAACCTTTTGTCACCTCTCCATCGTATTGCGTGAAACTGAGCCGGGGCTGCAGCTGAACACGGGGATGCATATTTTAACCACTGTCCTCTGACAGCAAAGGCTTGACACAGCTGCTGCCTGGCAGCCCTGACCAGACACAGCATGCTGAGCTACCACAGTCAGCAGACAGACCTGAGAAAACATATACATGCAAAGACAGAGGGGAGCATCAACGGCGGTACTTGCTCACCAGAAAGGGAAAAACTAAATTCTACAACTCAAGACCTCAGAGTAACAACGACAATAATAATGGTAATagcaacaacaataaataataataataataataataataatactaataaacaaaaaaatatattatagaTAGATACAAGATCCTTAAAACGAAATTGGCGTAGTTTATAGGTTGTATCCACGTTTTATACAAACAAGTTAGCAACATGAACtattataaatcaaatttttacgGGAGAATGTAGAATCCGGCAACATGTTGAAGACCGGAAAtaaattttgtagttttttctgTTCGCCAAACTACCGACAGAGACTTTATTACGTCACCGTAGAGGACTACAGCTACCAGAAGGAGCAGCGAACTTAAATATGGGATGTGTGGGTCTTGTAGCGTGCCTCCATATGGGACCTTCATTTAGATGTCACAAGATTTCGTATAGCAAGATTAAAGCGGGTCTTGTTAACGAAAGAGCAACAACCTTGAAGAAAAGACTACGGATTAGGAAGTATCTAAAGCTTAAAAAGCTTGGCAGTAAGGAGATATGCTCACTTTTTGCTGAGTTTCTCTTCCCCCACCGCTGTCACGTCAGCCATGTTCTTGATGCTGCGCGCAGAAAGAGCGAGTTGGTCTGAAAGGGCGTCCTACGCGTGCGCAGCAGATAAAGGAAAGCTTGATGGTGCGTTTAGGGGAATATCGGAAACTagcatattaaaaataaaagagagataTGAACCCATAGTAAATCagtaaaaattataaacaatataaaatgaaCCTTAtgttgaaatatgttttaataaaaaaatctactgtATTATGCCCTGCCAACATAACAGTTTAAGCAAGATGTTTCAACATTTAAGTATTTCATTGCATCATACTGAACACATAAACACATCTTAAAACATAAACCATAAACATAACacaagtctttaaaaaaactttaaaagatcCCTGTTTTCCCAACTTTGAGTacttttttcttaattagtATACAAAATAACTCtaaaaagaaccaaaacaacGTGTTTATTGGTATTGCAGGTTTTATAACACAATTTTATCACAATTAAATCATGTGACACATGAAAGTGAAAGTACAGGTACTTCAGAAAATATGTGATGAGAATTGGTAAGTAAGAACCTAATAACCAGAATTAACATTCAGTTTCAATTTAACTTTCACTTAAAGTAATATCAAGTCAAAATAAAGTGGGGATCTCCACAAAAACCAGCAACCATCTCTAAATAGGTGGGTCAAGTAAAGTCTGCCAAAGACTTCAAAGGACAGTTAATTATTTTACTACCCTTCCAAAATTATGAACaccacttatttaaaaaatcctccaaaGAAGTTCATCTCACactacaaaaaaatgtaattaaaagtCAGCTGAGATGCACTTGCTGACATCCCTAAAATttcctcaaaaataaatgtagctaacttatactttttttcaaaagtgattctgagcttttattttggaatgtAATGCTATGTAAAAGCATACAAtagaataaaagagaaaactctcttctctgtttttaaaaagatacacATTTTATGAGCACATTCATGACCatctcaaacataaaaaaatttcaaatgtcACACCGAAAGTACTGATGAAAGGCACActcacacaataaaaaaaatgctgattgCTTTGCTGTTGCATCAGGCAGAGGCTCCACAACTTTATGTTTCTCTTTCCAAATCCCATGAGGTCTTGAGCATGGTATGAAGAATACATTGAAatacttaaaatgtttaaatacaaGTTAGTTTCATcttaaagaaatctgaaaataagtAATGAGTGGGTTTTTACTATTATAGAAACCCAGATCAACACTGTTCCTCAGTCCACAAAATCATGATCAAGTTTAAAGTCACACAATCTTGATCTTGATGGgggattttgttctttttgccaaccccccccccctcatatatatatatatatatatatatatatatgtttctatttccatttatttttcaccaagaTCAAAGTTTGAGCCAGCACAACCCAAAGATTCTGAAAGGGGTTAAGGTCCAGACTCAGGGGTGGTCAATCAAATGTGAGAAAGATACCTCATGctcctgaaccactctttcacaatctGAGTCCAATGAATCCTGGAATTGTCCCATGTCAGAATATGCCCATGTCGTCAGGAACAAAAACCCCATTAATAGAATAACTTGACCCCACAGTTTCTTCAGGTAGTCTGCTTATGTCAGTCTTGTGCAGCAGGTGATTTGATTTATAAATGACCAATATTGAATAATATCGAATGCTGTAGTGTATTGATTGCtctaaagacaattacaaaataaaaatctacacTGACCGAGGGAATGTTCACAATACACCTCCTGATTTCAAAGTTTGACAGACTGCAAGGTCAAATATGAAATAACAGTGTAATTAAGCAGTGAGTCAGTAACAAACTGCGTGACATCCAACTCCACTGGACTCCACTTGTAATCTGGTTATTTGGTATTCATTAATCCTAATGAGACAACAACACCAGCATTTTCCTTTTCACACAAATGGTGTGTTTGTTATGGGGTGGTATAGACACTACGTAGGACCTTAACGTGTCACACACTACCATCTACTGGTCAACTGATGTAGCCTAAGTGGGAAAAATATCTCCAAACCGAAGAAGTTGCCAATAATCAGGAGATGCAGGGGGTCTCTACTCTCTACAGCTTCTTGCCGGTATAATATAATTGCAGTTGAACAAATATTGGaaacatcaatcaatcaaggtCTAATTTAGCCAttaacttttgaaaatattgatATGATACTGTGTTGCTGCAGTAcgaaacatttatttgttattaaacCCTAGCTTAGATTTTATATGCAAAAGTAGTTCAGACTTGAAGTCGCTCCTGTGTTTTCCTTTGGCTGGTATTTTCTTCTGTGGtttatatgcaaataaaataagatcaGATTGACCCAGTACtaaatattgaaattattaCTTTTCGCAGGATAACTTCCACAAAATGTCATTCAGTAttactgataaaataaaacaccactAATGATTAAAGTATACTAGTTTAATTAAAGATTGCAGTAAGTTTACAAAATcgcaagaaaataaaagtaacaaaaacaaactccaaaTATAAACAGATTTTCCCCTAATGAATGATGATTGACAGTTGCTCtgatgattaaaaacaaaattttccaaGCTGTTTACTAGAAGAACGGTTTGATATGGTTTACAGAATTTGCAAAGAAgtaccaaaataaaatttcagaactacatattttgattttttttttttttttggtctgtgtTTCCTTTATAACAACTTTGATAAGCCCAGATTTGAATTTTTACCTACAGGAAAACGTGAGACAATAATCAGATGGTCTCAAAGAAACCACTGTTCCAGTAAACAGCAAGACCAACTAACAAACACATATTCATATAAACCCCATAAGCAAGATGGTGATTAACAAAGCAAACAACTTGTCACTTTTTCCCTACTGAAAACAAGCATTAAAAACCCCCCTCAAAACTTTGATCACTGTTGAGAGAAGAAATAACATTGTGCTTCAATCATACCAtaaggacatttttaaaaaagcaacataaataaTAGAATATCTACTTTAGCTTGTCATCTGTGGTTTAAACAGAGGGCTATACTTGGAAAAAGACATGTTTTAAACAGATCTAAAATTAATGTACATCAGCTGCATAGCAGTTTCggagaaaatgtgtttgcatTTATGTTAGTTACCATAAGTGCAATgcgtttttgtttaattttagtaTAAACAGGACAGATGCATATGAGAAGCGCCAGTAGAGTTAACGACAAATTTATAACAACTACAAAAACTGTCAAACATGCTAAGCACACTTTTGGTGTTATGGCTTAAAATTATAGTTGAGTATTTAATCAGACTCTAAAAGGCAACAGCAACAATTCAACCCGGTTGCTACAGTTATCTCTCCTCAGGCTGGGTGTGCAATCTGTGCAGTGTTTTCAGTATATTTACCGGTGAATATGTAATGATAGATTAACTTTGACTTAGTTTGtcaatattaaattaaatgtaaaaataaaacttcaaatgcaaagaacagataaaaatgagaactttaacaaaaaaaatctccctcTTTTCCATAACTTAGCAAAGACTGTAATAAAAGTCAGACATACACAAATGAGAAAACTGTAATTTCAAAAAAGTAATTACCTCTTCACTATGTGCACTTAAAACATTCTGGATAtaaggaagattttttttttccccatccacGATTCACAAAACGAGCAGTACATTCATATTGAATACTGAAATTTCTTGGTCTGACAGCATGGTGCCATATTGCCTGGCTAAAAACTGTTTGGTCAGGAAAGTCTAGGGGACACATGTTATATGTACATTGAGATGTATATACAGGAGCAACTGTGCACAGTAAGCTGTATGGTCATCATTCATAGTATATAAAGCATTTCACTCTCCCTAAAATAAAAAGGCACAACCACCAGCAGCACAAGATGGTTCACCCTTAATTTTCCATCTGAGATTTTCCCAAGTTTAGTaacagctgcagaaacaacAGTATGAACTTCAGGCGCTTTGGAGAATTTGGAAAAGTTACAGTTGGTATAAATATCCTCATCCGTGGACAGTAGAGTAAAAACATTCATCTCCGCTTAATAAAAACTTCTAAACAGAGAGTAACATAGATTAAGAGCAAGTCAGTAAACATTGGTTTTACTGAGCTGGTTATAGTCATTTTTTGAGCTCCAACAGGATTAGATAGCCGGTTGGAGTGCAGCAAAGCGACATTCACTTTAGTCACAGCAGAATGAGGTTACTTCCTCCTCGGCAGCAGACTGGTCCCAGTGCAGGCCTCTCCCAGGTGGTACAGCAATGAGCAGATTggggtgggggaaaaaaataacattcatcAATATAGCTAGAAGGAAAAATTACCATGACTGCAGAGCAATTCTACAAACCACCAATGCGCAAATAAATTAAGATATATTTCTCTGTTAAGATGAATACCTACtacagtgataaaaaaaaagttaacattttttataattatctctctaaaaacaaaagcaacagaaaatcaTAAATATGGAACATTGGAAATattagtttttctattttacaagTTGAAGAAAGCTAGAAAGCTCTCCTCTCCCAAGTCATGTTTCCTTCTAGAGAAAggtcccttaaaaaaaaaaaaaaaacaaacacccaaATTGACCACACTACACACAGCTGCACTCCATCGCTCCGCAAATCACATTGCTAATGTTTACATCAACTCCATCCTAAAACAACAGCTGTTTGGGATTTAAAGTGAATACTAAGTGTAACGGTCTTAATGCATTAGTTTCAACATGTACActgaacacaagaaaaaaagaaaggataaTTACAATTATAAGAGACCCGTCTCTTGTTTGTGCATGCACTTACGTAAAACTACAGACTGCAaactgttttgtctttattagaaaaaagaaaaacaaaaactgtaaagtGTAGCATCAGgacaaaatgcattttggaATGTCAGGAGGTAAATGCTAAACAGACAATTagtgaaaagaaagaagacaataaaaacCTTAATGAGCCATAAAACTGGCACTTTATCAGGATGTacacaaagatcaaactttGGTGTTGAAGTCACAGACCACCAGCAGATAAAACAACATGAGGTCTGTAAAGCTTCAACATGcacaatttctgaattttaataCAATGATCTCTGCGAGATGCTCAGCTGTAGACACATTTCTCCTCCTAAGCAAACACTAAAGTCAACATTTCTACAAAACTGGCTCATTTCTAAAAACCCACCTTCCAACCATTAAACTGAAAGTAATGATGCACTAAGTTAATGCTCTACTCTAGATGTATATTTTGATAATATataactgaaaaattaaaaaaattatctgaacggaatttatttgtttaatttattttaatctaatttcAAAAACTAATACATTAAGATTTCTGGTAATGAATAGCAACAAAGTAGCTGGTAATTTGATGCACAGCTATATGAtcataaagatttaaaaaaaatattatattttactaCAAACTTACTGGCTGTGACACATTTAAAACcaattaaaggatttttttttttttgctcatttgtttGTCCTCACAAATGCTGCCTTGTTTTTAACCTAGGAAATGAAGACACAATAtatggacataaaaaaaaaatcacccttCCTAATGAGTCTGCAGCACTCTTTATAAAAGGAGTGATTAAAGAGCAACATCATCAATGATTTTTAACATAGGCTGTAACCTGGATTTGTCACAtgaaccagaacattttaacAGACTGCAGTGTTGGTGTATCTGCATCCTGGCTCACATGTTGATAGAGataatatgttaaaataaataaaatatttaatatttacaaatatatctCTCAGTTTAACCATCTTCACTGTTTTGACAAATCTTTAGCATGAACCCAGTCAAATACAATACATAATGTATGTACATTTATTAACGAATATATCTATGTAGCACCTAAAAAGCTTATTTATcccattataaataaaatcaaaatctcCTTTTGTGGCATTTCAGAGATCTAGATTAAATTTATTGCTATCAACAGGTTCAAGCCCCCTGCTTCAAACTGCAAAATAATAACCAAATTACATTAAACCTCTTATGTTCATTTCTACAGTTCTTGaacttcatttttctttgctttttctccCTCTATAgaccttttgtttttgcaaactaTCTGCACCATTTCAAACAGTAGATACTAGAacagccaaacatgccacacaATGTCAAAAACTATGTGCTATACCAAATGGTCCGTCTTTCATGCAATATAATGGCAAGAATAagaagtaggaaaaaaaaacatttttttttcacagaaacttCTAACGCCTTAGGAGACATTTTAcaagacacagaaaaacaaaactggagcaTGCTATAGATAACATCACATTCTAcctatttacatttaaaaacaagttcTCTGATTATCAGGCCTGACAAGTTCACAGTCTTTTCAGagagaaagtgaaagaaaaagatttgagTTCCACTTCTCTTTTCAGACTCTTCAGGAGTTAGTCACTACTTACACAAGTTTCAGTAAAAGTGAATTAGCCAGTTTTTGTGAGAGATATGAATAGATGTTAACTTGGTCACCGTCAACCCATTCCTAAATCCTGGTTTATGTATCTGCATATAAAAGAAATGATTCAGTTTGTCTTCGAAGTCACCGTTATCTACATTGGTcgttaatatttttgtctgaagAGACCAGCTGAGCAAAGGCCGTCAGCTGTTTGAATACATCCTCTGCGGTGCAGGAGCAGACCTGCATGCAGGAAACAGGCATTAACACTTGGaccttttctttgtgtttaacaattttccagatttcttcggcaaaaaaataaaacaagctcatgAACTTCTGTGGCATTTAGAATGAACGCGTGAGGGTGCCGCCTGATTCATGTAGGCTGACTAGCAGGTCATTGATCTTCTCCATGCTTTGAGAGACCTCCATGCTGCCCTGTGCGGTTGTCCCAGACTGGGACAGAGACTGGCTGAGCAGGGACTGGATGTGAGCCTCGCtctcctgctggttctgacccgacTGGCTGATTGCTATGATCTGATCTGAAACTGTGTTTCCAGGGCTGTTCATCAGCTGGCCACATCCTGCAAGAAGggacagaaaaattaaaaacaaaataaccatatattataattaaatgaaaaataaatattgttattaTATCCATCTGCCAAACAGACATGATAAATACcttagaaaatgtattatttctcTCATAAAAACATAACCATCCCTATTCACAAAGATTACATTCTATGGTTCATTTAACAGCATAATTTAAAAGTGATGCTACTTTGTACAACTATTGATTAAAATTACTTCTTAATTCTTCTTGATTTTTCActacatttagttttgttacaaccaaaaacttcagagtggaagaaaaaggatagatgatttttacattaatctttacaaataaaaccgCAGAAagagtgcatttgtattcagtgtCCCATCAAATTACAATTTGTAGAACCATCTTTCATTGTATTTACAGCTATATGGGTCTTTTGGAGTGTCTCTCCCAGcttttgcacatctagagaatAAGATTTCTCTTCTTTGCAAAAGATTTGAGGGAACGCATCTGTGAACAGAATGCTTCAAGACTTGCCACAGATTATCCATTAGAttatttgtgttggtctatcatataaaatcccaattaaaaaaacattgaagtttgtgattttaaccttatgaaattaaaaagaaaataaaatggtgtGGATACTTTATAAAGCCAATGTACATGTATTTTAGGTCAATATACCACACTGGAAAAATATGCATTGCCaccaaaagaaatgtaattgtGAAGAGTTAATCCAGAACAATGAGCCAAAACATGAGGACTGTGGTTTGTTATCTTCCCTCTGTTTACTTAAAAACATTAAGACAAGCTTGCCGGCACTTGTTGTTCTATTAACTCATCGGTTTTAACAGGAGTTCACCTTGTTTATAACATCCTTACCATTCTGCATCCCAAAGATGAAAAGGCCTGGCTGCTGAGGCTGACTGGGTTGACTGATGCTCCCGCTCACAGCGTGCTGGAACAAGCTTCCTGGCTGCTGGACAGGAGAGGAGGTGGTGGTCGGAAGGTTTGCCACGCCATTCTGGGAGGCAAACATGGCTGACTGAGTGAGCTCGGGAACAGCCATCCCCCCCTGCATGGGAGGCATGttggatggagggatgaagagactCACTGGCTGCTCATGCTGGTTGTTGGGGGTGCTGCCTAACTGCATTGGCTGTTGCTCCTGAAACATGACTTGCTGTGGTGAATTGGTGGGATTCCCTAAGGCCATGGGCTCAGGCTGATTCTGCTGATTGACACCCACCATATTGTCTTGGGAAAACAGCTGAGACGGGCTTTGGGACTCCTGGGAAACTAGACTGCTGGTGGTGAGAGGAGGCATTTGGCCTGGACTGGTAAACATGAGGTTAGGGGCCTGTGGCTGTGTGGACAGGTTGTTGTTACAGAACATTAAGcctgcctgctgttgttgctgctggcCTGGAGAGAGAGTGTTTGGAGAGGAATGGGGGGAGATGCTCTGAAACATGGCTGGCTGCTGGGGTGGCTGTGTGAGCGGCGGAGGCTGTGGCGACTGCTGCTGCTCCATGGGGCTTCTCTGCTGCATGGGGGATATCTGGGCCTGGGTCTGAAATACTGACTGCGGTTCAGGAGAGGAGGATTGTAGAGCATTAAGGAAggccagctgctgctgttgctgctgctgctgttgttgttgctgctgctgctgagaacCACCGGTTGTAAGCTGGGTGGACAGGGGTGTTTGGGGAAGGAAAAGCCCAGTGGGGGATTGCTGTTGCTCCTGAGACTGCAGCACTGTCATGGTGCTCTGGAATAGCGCGGCCTGGACTTGCTCCTGGGAAGCCTTCTGATACATTGATGCCTGTGGATCTTGCGTCTCAGCCAGAGGACTGGGATTGTGGAACATGGTTGGTGAGGGATGGGTGGCAGTCTGCTGGAGGAAGCCGGTCTGCATGGAACAAAGGTCGTTCGCCTGCTGAAATAGGGCAGCTTGCTGCTGctgattctgctgctgctgctgttgatccGATGGGTAAAGTGATGTCTGGTTGGTCACCACTCCTGGTGGGGAACCTTGAAGGTCTGCGTTCTCGGCCTGGGCAGCATCCTGAAACATGCCACACTGCATCTGGATCTGAGACTGGAACAGTTGTTGCTGCAAGTTCTCCAaaacctgctgctgttgctgctgctgttggatttgctgctgttgttgctgctgaatCTGTTGAGTTTGGATCTGTTGCTGGTGCTGGAtgtgctgttgctgttgttgaatttgttgctgctgttgctgctgaatCTGCTGATTTTGGATCTGTTGCTGGTGTTGgatttgttgctgctgctgtttggttATCGAGTTGTCAGCCTGAATTGGTAAGTTACAGTATCCCTTAGCTTTAAGTTGTCTCACAGCTTCCTCCAGCTGAGCCACTTCATCTGGAGGGTAGAGCTGCAGCTGCGGCTGTGGCGGCGGGGGTGCCGGTTCAACACACAGCCTGCCCACTCCTCCAGAAGCGCTGCCGGACCTCTCTCGCATCAGACCATCTCTGGACTCTAAAAGGAACTGCTGGGAGCCTTGTGGGAGAAGAGACTCTGCAGGCAAAGGGAATGAGCTGCTGGGAGCAATATTCTGCTTTTGGATGGTGCTTAACGGATCGACATTGGTAAAAGCAGCAGCCTGGGTTTCATCTGGATCGCCTGCAGGCTGAGGTAAGCTATTGCTGAAAACTAAGCTTTTATTTAGATGTGCTGTTGCTACATCTTGGGTCGGCTGGGGTGAGCGAAGATCACCGTTCTGGTGAAACACAAAGCGACAAAAGCACAAGTTAGGGGTTTTAAGTCATGTGTTATTATAAATGCGGAATCTAATTTCTAAAACATCTTTCACAAAAATAAGCTGTTCGGTGCAGTAAAGTACAAAGCAAACTAAACCAAGCCACCAAAAACGTGAATCAAACAGAGCATATATTAACTTCAATATACAAAAGCAGTTCATGGCTCAGTAATTCACCTTAAATACTCCAGAGGCCTGAAGGTTGTTTGTCACTTCCATTGGGGTGACATCTTCTCTCTTCACTAAAGGCAACATTGAAGGCATCAAGGCACTATCTACAGCTGTAGGAGTAACAGGATGGATGCCAAATGTTAATTTAGATGCTTTTTGTAatcaagataaagaaaaagagacaaTTAAAACCCTCTTCAATAAGTATTGAacttaaaaatcttttttaaaatatctcctTGACAGGCATAAAGCAACGATGATAAggttataattttaataaaaaggaCTACTAACCTTTGAGTTGCTCTTCATAAGAACAGGTCTTCACTGGAGAGGGAATCTCTTTCTTTACAGGAATTTCATTTTGTACTGCAAGattgtctaaaataaaacaagataataGACAGTGACAGTAGCTAATTAGAACATGATTCACAGTGATTTGTTGTTTATATTAAAAACTTATTATTCAGATATTTCATTGTGCTACAAGAAGGAACCTTGAAATTAGTAAAACACTAGATAAATGTCAGTGCTACATAGGGATTTGCCTTTCAGAAAGGAGAGGAGCATTACACCTATTGAAAATCATTACTAACACTAAACTGTAGGTGGCAGTGTTGCCTAATATTAGGAAACACCTTAATAAGACTCaacactttattaatcccagaaaGGGATAATATGTTGCTAGTTACACAgtttagtgaaataaaaaaaataaaaataaaaatataaataaatgaacagaacagaaaaaccAGTATCAGTAATAATATGAATGCATAATTGAAGAATTTGATGAAAGATGAGGAACTCCAATCAAattcaaatagaaataaacaccATCTCTGTAGTCCAttgcaaattaaaattataCAGAAATATTAGTTCTGTATTAGCGTAACACTAATACAGTAATACTGCAGGAGCTGGCAGTGTTATAAAAAAGTTGCAAAGTTAAATGGCCACAGGTCTGAACATAAACTCAAGACACATTATTTAATACTAGTTGTAAAACCTATGTAGGTTTTACTTTGGGGGAGGGGGAAGGCTTAATAATATACAGTCTCTTGTTTCTTTAGCTGAACAAACCTGGATCTGGAGTGTAGGTGAATGGCTGAACATCATGGGACCTGCCAGCGTTTGTCACCACGTAGATCCCCACACAAACAGGAGAGGAGATGGCCAGGTTCTGATATGGGGGAACCTTCACAATCAGGTGATTCTGGGAAGTTAaagatataaaattaaaaaataattttattttttaaaattattggcTCATTGACTCAGTTGGCTCAATGAGCCAACTGAGTCTCAAAGTACAGTAAGTCACAGAAAGTACAGTAAGCTTAATCTATACAAGAA
This genomic stretch from Xiphophorus hellerii strain 12219 chromosome 4, Xiphophorus_hellerii-4.1, whole genome shotgun sequence harbors:
- the nfat5b gene encoding nuclear factor of activated T-cells 5 isoform X1 yields the protein MPSDFISLFNGDLDLNSPGSLYSKESVYDLLASELKLPPSTQQSPEVMSQKSDGEAGPLPSAPLASDALSSSLTTEGPRSAFSTSSSTAMHSSTSSSDQNAAHSRNVDSEDSRSSRVVPEIVGVVGGSGKSSNGDPAGGRGAASQDGQPHHQLTPSKRRTILNISPPPQDLFDDSHMSCQDAPAPLDSEQSNSIWMEDSISNFSIMSTSSYNDNTEVPRKARKRTPRQKPGPKAVRAVDASMDVFDADSAKAPHFVLSQLGPESKTSTKTSSDDSQTTNQKGGTLTMQFPSKCEGKELKILVQPETQHRARYLTEGSRGSVKDRTQQGFPTVKLEGVSEPVVLQVFVGNDAGRVKPHGFYQACRVTGRNTTACKEVDIDGTTVIEVTVDPSTNMTLAVDCVGILKLRNADVEARIGVAGSKKKSTRARLVFRVNIPRSDGSVLTLQTPSSPILCTQPAGLPEILKKSLHTGSVRGGEEVFIIGKNFLKDTKVIFQENVSDEKSWKSEAEIDMELFHQNHLIVKVPPYQNLAISSPVCVGIYVVTNAGRSHDVQPFTYTPDPDNLAVQNEIPVKKEIPSPVKTCSYEEQLKAVDSALMPSMLPLVKREDVTPMEVTNNLQASGVFKNGDLRSPQPTQDVATAHLNKSLVFSNSLPQPAGDPDETQAAAFTNVDPLSTIQKQNIAPSSSFPLPAESLLPQGSQQFLLESRDGLMRERSGSASGGVGRLCVEPAPPPPQPQLQLYPPDEVAQLEEAVRQLKAKGYCNLPIQADNSITKQQQQQIQHQQQIQNQQIQQQQQQQIQQQQQHIQHQQQIQTQQIQQQQQQQIQQQQQQQQVLENLQQQLFQSQIQMQCGMFQDAAQAENADLQGSPPGVVTNQTSLYPSDQQQQQQNQQQQAALFQQANDLCSMQTGFLQQTATHPSPTMFHNPSPLAETQDPQASMYQKASQEQVQAALFQSTMTVLQSQEQQQSPTGLFLPQTPLSTQLTTGGSQQQQQQQQQQQQQQQLAFLNALQSSSPEPQSVFQTQAQISPMQQRSPMEQQQSPQPPPLTQPPQQPAMFQSISPHSSPNTLSPGQQQQQQAGLMFCNNNLSTQPQAPNLMFTSPGQMPPLTTSSLVSQESQSPSQLFSQDNMVGVNQQNQPEPMALGNPTNSPQQVMFQEQQPMQLGSTPNNQHEQPVSLFIPPSNMPPMQGGMAVPELTQSAMFASQNGVANLPTTTSSPVQQPGSLFQHAVSGSISQPSQPQQPGLFIFGMQNGCGQLMNSPGNTVSDQIIAISQSGQNQQESEAHIQSLLSQSLSQSGTTAQGSMEVSQSMEKINDLLVSLHESGGTLTRSF